ATTGCTCTCACACTTTTCTCTATTTTTTACCTATGATACCATATCCTTCATGGCCTTGTGTCATAATGAAAGCAATTTTGGGGGACTTAAGATCGGTCACTAAGTTCATTGCCCAGCTGTTTTAATTTTTCACCAACCGTACATTCTGAAATACAGAACTGATGGGCATACGTCCGCCCCTTCTCTTTCCGAAAATGCTTCCTTAAAAAACAATCTTGACAAAACGAAGCGAGAACATCTTCCACTTCTTCATATATTTTTTTCCTGTTCATTGTTATTATGGCTCCTTTGACTCAGCAATTTCCATTTTGCTGAAAATGGCTTTTCCCTGCAGTGCAAGTGTTGCCAGGCGATCGGCTTCCTGGTTTTCCTTTCGAGAAATTGGCTTGAAGACCGGAATGATCTTTAATTTATCCAGTTTCGCTTCAATGCGGTCAAGCCATTTATTTAAGTTTTCTTCCATGCAAGGCCATTCACCGGAAAGTTGATTTAAAACAACTAGGGAATCCCCTTTAAAGACACAACTTTGATGGTGGATTCCAAGTTCGTCCATCTGTCTGACCGCTTCATGAAAGGCCGCATATTCCGCTTCATTATTGGATTCAAATTGCTCCAATTTCAAGTTGGTGCGTAACCGCCAGAATTTCTTACCTTGGCGAAAATAAATGGCAACACCGATTCCTGCCACCTTTTCATCTTTTTGAAAACCGCCATCAAAAAAAACAGTCACATCCTGCGGTTCTTCCTCCACTTCCGTCAGGAGCTTCTTTAGTTCCTTCTTGGTCCAGGTTGTATCGAATTCATCCTTGAACTCCACTTCTTTCAGCCTTCCTGCCTTTTCAAGATCTTCCGTAATGACCAGAGCATTCCCGGCATCAAGCCAATCCGAAACGAAATCGGCAGATGGTTTTTTTGATGCTTGATATGTCCATTGCATAATTACCTTCAAAGATTTCCAGCTCCTTATCCATTCACCATTCATGCAGAACAGCTTACAATTTTCATACCTTTTTTTCGTCTTACCCTTTATAATATATTGTAAGCATTTGTATCGCTTTTTTAATTATAGTTCCCATATCAGCCTGAAATTCTCATGTTTCAATCTTATTTTATATGAAACGTTTTTTTATAATAGCATATTGACAGTTAAACTCGAGGAGGAGCACATCTTGATCGAAGTGTATATTGATGGTGCCAGTGCAGGCAATCCAGGGCCGAGCGGCGCAGGTGTTTTCATAAATAATAATGGTGTGGTCGAGAGGCATGCCTTTCCGCTTGGAAATATGGAAAACCATGAAGCGGAGTACCATGCTTTAATCAAAGGATTGGAAATTTGTGTAGCCAATAAGTATCAAATCGTTTCTTTTCGTACTGACTCACAAGCCATCAACCGGGCCATTGAAAAAAGATTTGCAAAGAATAAGTATGCCATTTTGTTGGAACGGGCGCTAAAGCTTTCCGATGAGCTTGAATTATTTTTCATGAAATGGATTCCAAATCTCGAAAACAAGTCCGCGGATGAGTTGGCGAGACGGGCCATTCGAATGAATAATTCCGAGGAAATTCATGAACAAGACAGCTGATTTTTCATTACTATTCGTTGTATTCATTTGGGGCGTCACTTTTGTCATGGTTCAAAATGCCCTATCTTTTCTAGACCCCTTCACGTTTAATGCGGTCCGTTTCTTCATGGCTTTCGTTTTCTTGCTCATCCCTTATATATCGACTTTACACAAAAAGGGGAAAACTTGGAACAAGGGTCTTTTTATAGCTGGGTTTCATATTGGAGTTTGGCTTTTTTTGGGGTATGGGCTTCAAACGATCGGATTGAATTATACAACTCCTGCGAAGACAGGCTTTATAACAGGTTTAAGTGTCGTCATGGTACCTGTGTTTTCCCTGCTGCTTTTAAAACATAGGCTTCCCCGCAATACAATAATTGGTGTCGCAGCCGCAACCATCGGGCTTTATTTAATGACTTTCGCTGACCGCTCCAATTTGAATATCGGTGATTTACTGGTATTTTTATGCGCAATCAGTTTTGCCATGCAGATCATTACAACGGCTAAATATGCCAAGACCTTACCCGCTTTACCATTGACGCTGATTCAGGTTTCCACAGTATCTTTATTATCATTTGTTTCAGCCTTCATTTTTAAAGAGAATCATTCCGTCATCTTCAGCTCAGAGGTCATGTTAAAGAAGGATGTATGGACTGCTTTATTGGTTACGGCAGCCCTTGCCACTGCGTTCGCCTTTTTTGCACAAACCTTCTTCCAAGCCTATACGACACCTACAAGAGTGGCGCTGATTTTTTCAATGGAACCGGTTTTTGCCGCGTTATCCTCATACATATTAATAGGGGAAAAACTGACTACCGCCTCCATCATCGGCTGCGCATTCATATTCTTGGGGATGATTTTCGCTGAACTGCCTGTTAAGAAAAAGAAACCCGTGACACAGGAGTTTACTTGAAAAGGCCAATAAAATAAATCGGAC
This sequence is a window from Brevibacillus sp. JNUCC-41. Protein-coding genes within it:
- a CDS encoding zinc-finger domain-containing protein, with the translated sequence MNRKKIYEEVEDVLASFCQDCFLRKHFRKEKGRTYAHQFCISECTVGEKLKQLGNELSDRS
- a CDS encoding reverse transcriptase-like protein: MKVIMQWTYQASKKPSADFVSDWLDAGNALVITEDLEKAGRLKEVEFKDEFDTTWTKKELKKLLTEVEEEPQDVTVFFDGGFQKDEKVAGIGVAIYFRQGKKFWRLRTNLKLEQFESNNEAEYAAFHEAVRQMDELGIHHQSCVFKGDSLVVLNQLSGEWPCMEENLNKWLDRIEAKLDKLKIIPVFKPISRKENQEADRLATLALQGKAIFSKMEIAESKEP
- a CDS encoding reverse transcriptase-like protein, whose translation is MIEVYIDGASAGNPGPSGAGVFINNNGVVERHAFPLGNMENHEAEYHALIKGLEICVANKYQIVSFRTDSQAINRAIEKRFAKNKYAILLERALKLSDELELFFMKWIPNLENKSADELARRAIRMNNSEEIHEQDS
- a CDS encoding DMT family transporter, producing MNKTADFSLLFVVFIWGVTFVMVQNALSFLDPFTFNAVRFFMAFVFLLIPYISTLHKKGKTWNKGLFIAGFHIGVWLFLGYGLQTIGLNYTTPAKTGFITGLSVVMVPVFSLLLLKHRLPRNTIIGVAAATIGLYLMTFADRSNLNIGDLLVFLCAISFAMQIITTAKYAKTLPALPLTLIQVSTVSLLSFVSAFIFKENHSVIFSSEVMLKKDVWTALLVTAALATAFAFFAQTFFQAYTTPTRVALIFSMEPVFAALSSYILIGEKLTTASIIGCAFIFLGMIFAELPVKKKKPVTQEFT